From Syngnathus typhle isolate RoL2023-S1 ecotype Sweden linkage group LG5, RoL_Styp_1.0, whole genome shotgun sequence:
ATAGTGTGTTGTGCAATATTAATTCCACATAGCCGCAATGTTCTCAtacgatatatatatttgtttttaaccaGTGGTGGGGAACTTTTTATATTTTCTAGTCCTCTGAGGGCCAAACTAAATTACAATGAACAAATATGATACAAGTGTTTATTGTTCAATATGATGAGCGTTGGTGGGTTAAGGCTTTTTTTCTTAACTATATGTAACAGTTGaggttatattttatttttttcaacttgCCCCACGTTGGGTTCCCCAGCCCTGCTTCAAGGCTTCAGCCACTTTTTTAATGACCATGATGATGGTTTGCTGCCGTTGTGCCTATTGAGTTGATTTTAAAAATTTCCCATTAATGAATTGAATGTGTTCTCAATACTGTTTGTGTTTACCTCAGCACTGTAAAGCTCCCCCACCCCAAGACCACCACCACAGAGCTTTTGAATGAAGATGTTGTCTTTGTGTTCACAATCCTTTTTCACTCAGTTGTAAACCttctaaattatatatcaactgtacattggactttttttttcttttttgggggggaaataaaCAACCAGACAAAAGCATCCTACCACCCAGTACATTTTTAAGGTAGTTACAATTAACATATCTGAACAATATGAACTTTGTTttgttaaagcagtgcttctcaattattttctgttacgccccccctagcaagaagaaaactattcgcgccccccctccccaccgtgactatcctaacttgtcttgtaaatcgtaaaatgttgcactgtcgcaaacgtgacagaagtaacaatgagagcgccactgccccctgctgtagtaaacgcgcaattacactttattctagtactgcccaaaaaaaagcctgttccccagggtcacacgcacccccccaggaatagcaccgcgccccccaaggggggcgcgccccactatttgagaagcactggcctaggtgactgattcacaatttggttttgtctgatatcagagattaaataaagaaaaccaactggctgattgatttgttttaattgagaggaaaaaaaaacagcaaaagcatttcactagctgaccaggagatggcgacagcgtggcatctgaagaccatggattgtttgttctgctatagcctaggtgactgattcacaatttggttttgtctgataatagatattaaataaagaaaaccaactggctaattgatttgttttaattgagagaaaaaaaaacatcagcaaaagcatttcactaactgaccaggagatggcgacagcgcggcatctgaagaccatggatcgttctgctatgccggtttaaaaaaaaaaaaaaacgtaattagctaggggtcaaaggtcaaagtttacggttcaaagttcacccaggggtcaaaggtcggttcaaagttcacggggtcatgtgcacattttcgatttttaactagagttgaaagttcacggttcaaaggtcacccaggggtcaccacggggtcaccacggggtcaccgcggggtcaccgcgggttcaaagttcagggttcacttttttttttttttttttttaggttaacctttatttaacccagtgcttctcaattattttctgttacgcccccccctagcacagtgcttctcaattattttctgttacgcccccccctagcaagaagaaaactattcgcgccccccctccccaccgtgactatcctaacttgtcttgtaagtcgtaaaatgttgcactgtcgcaaacgtgacagaagtaacaatgagagcgccactgccccctgctgtagtaaacgcgcaattacactttattctagtactgccaaaaaaaaagcctgttccccagggtcacacgcgcccccccaggaatagcaccgcgccccactatttgagaagcactgtgttaAAGTATACAAAGGTTTGGGATTTATCAAAAAGTGCCAACTGGTTTTACCAGTTTGATTAAATACAATTTAGTGACTATTCAGTtatttcatataaaaaaaaaatcccttccaCATGTTTGCAGTGGTAATGCATTGTTTTCAATTCAAATTGTAAATTTCAGCAATCCCTGGTGATGCACTAGTTAACACAGATGACATACTAGGGAGGTCCCAGTTCAACTCTTATCCCAGGCCAACTTCTTTTTCTTCTAATACTTTTAATTTATAGTTAATACATtgggtattttttttgtaatttttattttaattaattcaatttaattctcACACATTGCATTTGCATTAAAATTTTCAGCAAAAAAGATTATTACATTCAGCACAAAAGAGTTTTTCAAGAAACACAGTCAGTTCagtttttaaaactttttttattttgtagtttttttggctcatttttttaaattatttatattatctACAAAGTAAAAGTTTTAACTTAAAAGTTACATTAGGGTCAGGTGTGAGGTGGGTGGTGATCaccgtcaatttttttttctcataaatAAACACTCGTGTTTTTGTATCCCCCCCGTCGCTGGCTGTTTTTTAGTTTGGTTAGACACTTTAGTCTTGTAGCAGCAGCATCAGCGATACACAACAGTAATGTTAATACTGTCGAAAAATGGGTTGCTTTTCTTTTCACCCCGACACAAGGTGCAGACAAAGTTCCAGTTTAATTCTTCTTCGTTCATAGATTAGTTTTCTCTTAAAACACATCACTGCATCGTCAACCTGTTAACATTCTCTTATTGCCTTGTCTGGGGAAAGACGAAAGGAGGGAAGGCATTGGATGGGGAAACATGTCGGGTGAGGAGGAGAAAGGGGTATGGGGGAAGAAGGAGGAATCCTCATCCTCTTCGAGAAATGACGTTTCTGCTCTCTGGCGCCATCTGTCTGCCATCTACAGCTGCTGCTGGTGATGAGCCTGCACTGCAAAAGACAGGCAAGGCCACGTGAACATGGCCCAACCACAAGCGAAGAAAAGtgctttgttttggttgtttacCTTGCGGATGCGCCAGGTAGGAGAAAGGTGTGGTGGAAGAGACGGGGATGTGGTTAAGGGCCGTCTGTGCCATGGGAGGCTGCGGACCCCCCGGCGGGCCCTGCGTAGCCATCAGCATCATTGGAGGGTGGTTGGGTGGCGCGTGGTGAGATGCCACCATGCCTGACTGCATGTGCGCCTGAGACAAAAGAGCACACAGATGGTTTAATCAGCTAGGGCCTCTCCATCACAAGATGGCCGCGTGAACGTATTCTTCAATTCAGTCGAACACATTGTAAAACCAAAACCTGGCATCCTAACGCATCCCTCTGCTGGACCGCGCTGAGGCGGACCCTCTTGCTGATTCTTAATGCCTGAGGCTCATTTTTGTGACCGTTACCAGTTTGTTATTGTCGTTTGGCTGACCTGCTGCACGTGGGCCATATGGTTGGGGTTGTAGCCGTGCTGGACCTGCTGCGGGTGGATGTAGACGGTCTGCTGTGCCGACGGGAAAGACGCCTGCGGGGACTGTGGGTTGGGGCCCGGCGTCATTGAGGGTGGCGTGGGGGCCAAAGCAGAGTACATGGGCTGCTGGGATTGGTTGGCCATGTGGAGGGCCtgggcagcagcggcggcggcggcagctgagGAGTGAGACGAAAGGCAGAAGTCACGGTAAGTAAACGTGCGAGCCGACGCCAAGGAGCTCCCGGAGGGCGCAAATGTCATCACCGGCTGCCGCTTGAGGGTGCTGTGGGTGCTGCACGGAGCTGGCAGCCGGGTGGTTGGGCGGGCCTCCGTGCTGAGGCGGGCCCCCTTGCTGCCCCTGGCCTGTGGGCGTGGCTGAGGGCTGGGGGTGCTGGGGGTGAGGGTGCAAAGTGGCGCTCGGGTGGGGGTACTGCTGGGACATGGGGCCAGGAGACACTGTGAAAAAAGGAGAGGACGACACACTGTCAAGATGGATTGTGGGATGGAAGGGACCTGGGGGCTTGGCATACATACCATACATGGTGTGCGTCTGCTCTGGGTACTGAGTGGTGGAGGAAGACACCAGGCCAGGCTGGCCGTGGGCATGCGTCGCCATCATGCGGGCGCCGCCCTGCATCACAGGACTGAACACGTGCTGCGCCTGGAACACAATGTTCCTTTGATGAATGCAATGTGAGGTCTTTTTTGATCACATATTTGCCTTGGCCACCCGAGGGCAGTACAAACCCAACATACAAACCGACATGAGGAGTGCTGTAATTTTAACTGATTTACAATGTTCTATTCTGAAGGTGCAGCTTTTGGGAGTGAGAGACTGAGTAAAGGGGGGGAAAGGCCAGGCTCcagatggatttttttgaccCGCATTGTCAAGGTGGAAAGCAAGCAGCGTTTTATTCCGACGTACACAGACATCTGTGAatttttattgattgtttttgCAAACCTTGCAAATTCCCACCACCTACTAGACGCATTCTGTGTGGTGGGCTGTGGGGCACATATCAGTCGTGTCAACTTTAGAAAACCTCAAGCGGTACTTCGAGTAAACAGACCTGAGACTGGTAGTGCGGCATCTGCTGGACCAGCTGCTGACTGGGGAACTGCTGAGGGCTGCAAGTGAAGTACTGGGCGGAGTAGGCCGGGCTCTGCGTGATGATCGGCGGCCCTGCCGCCGTGGCCGGGTGCATGAGGGTGGGTGTGGACTGGGGGTGGTGCTGGTCCGACCTCTGCTGGGTCATGTTGGGCACTGGCCAAGAAGCAGAACAACGGAATGTCACACAGGCAAAGCCTTGACTTTAGTCTTTGATGATGATGTGCTACGAGAAGAGAAAACCAGGCGGTTCTTACCTTTACCTGGTCTGTACGGTTTAGACTGGTTGACAGTCATGTGTGGCATCTGAACCTGGTACATTGCAGGAGACTGCATGGAAAGGAGcaagaaatcaaataaaaattgatGGAATTCTTCATGTGCTTACTTTATACTTAATCAGGTGACCAttaacagtttaaaaaaaaaaaaaaagaccaaataaCGGAAATGACTCAAGCATGTCTGACTATAGGCTTCATCTTACCTGATTGCATGCATTTTCtactttgtgtgcttttttaacACCTGCCTGTCACTAAACCCCATGCACTTTTATTACTGTGGCAGAAATAAACCCCTAGCAGTATGACCATTAACGCTATAAGAGATGAATTGCAATAAGAAGTTGGCAAACCAACATCTGAATGCGTTAAAACTCACAAGCAAGCAAAACATCTCAAAGCTAATTGAgtttcgataaaaaaaaaaaaagtcaataaaaggattttttttttaatgaaaatttGAGGAAAAATTCACAAACCTTCCAAATTATGCTTTTCTaatagagtgagagagagagagagagagagagagagagcaagcgagAGAATGAGGAGCAGggggaagaaaaggaaaaatgcaTGTCTTTACATATGTCTGATGTTGGATCACCAAGTTGTTCTTAAAGCAACATGAGATAAATGCATCAGCATTGACGTTCCAGCGGGGCATTTACGTCACACCCGGCAGGGTCAGCTGCGAAAAGGCGTGGGTCTCACCTGTACGCCGGGACTAACTGGTGTGAGAGGATACATCTGGGGGAAGCACAGCGGCTGGCCATAGACAGCGGGGGGCTGCTGGACCATGATGGAGGGGCTAGGCTGGCCCTGAGGTCGCGGGGGTGTCGGGGTGTTGGCTGGTTTGGGCTGCTGACGagagcggggggaaaaaaaaagtccttcacAAATTCCCTTGCATTATACTATCCGGACATAGATAGCAATGAAAGGGTTGCTGCCGATTGTCAGAGGGGTGGGCAGCCCACTCACCTGAGCATTGAACCTTGGCTTGAACTCGTTGGCGTTTGGGTTTAAGGTGGACTTTCTTACTTGACTGCATGAAGAAAAGATGCAGATCAAGATTATCATTGACATGATTGCACTGTTTCAACAGCCTCCTCCTTACGGTCTCACTCACTCTTGCACCGCCTCCTTCTTGTCCTCCTTCTCTTCATGCTTGGGCCCACCAAAAGTCGATACGGCCGTCGTCTGAACCCCCTGCGACGTCACATCTAGGCCCGCCCTCTTCTGCTCCGGGCCAGAAGGAGACGGGGAGAGCGCGGTGGGGCTACCGGGCTTACTCGTGTTGACAACGCCCGTGGATGGGGTGGCGCCGCCGTGGTCTTCGCTGCCCACTGAGGAGGCTTTGTCCAAGGAGGCAAGGTCGCTGGGCTTGTCTGCAGACTCTCTTGGAGGCTTGGTTACCAGGAGGTCCAAGGCAGGATCCGGGTTGGAACTAGACTGCAACTGAAGAATAAAAGGACCAACAAAGAGTTTTGcgtggtacaaaaaaaatgattcagCATGGCACGGCAAGACACTCACCCTAAAATCTTCACTAAATTTCTTTAAATTGTCTATTTGTTTCCTGTGGTCAGG
This genomic window contains:
- the atxn2 gene encoding ataxin-2 isoform X9 — encoded protein: MRMVHVLTSVVGTKCELKVKNGVVYEGVFKTYSPECDLVLDAAHRKSPEPTTGPKKEDIVESIVFKASDVVSVSFKDVDLNFARKVSSDTEHKGVSLRVSDNFTDSAVSGRINGEHKEKDLEPWDGGETHNSDSLESLDTDVSNGWDPNDMFKYNEEKYGVLSTYDSSLSTYTVPLERDNSEEFLKREARAAQLAEEIEASSTYKARVALENDERSEEDKFTAVVRGEREMHSLSRENKYIPPGQRNREAMSWGPGRQNSPRLTPNSAGPSAPRAGLHDYNQSPGGDQRVVNGGSSHWPSPCPSSSSRPLPRYQSGPSSLPPRATTPTRPPSRPPSRPSRPPSHSSHPSFPSPSSSSSSSSSPFPLHGPSSPASTLPKRMSSEGPPRMSPKSQRTPRAHRVPPSRTTSMPPGVDLISHTTPGDVSVTPSNRGNSSGGTWSSVVSGAHRPRSPRQNNMCGASPSSASLPQTGTAPTESLATPTSASSPTAASPAPNMVASLSGDGKESRVHETRQTSPKDGMKDSSSSINRPVCKGPPSLAPDHRKQIDNLKKFSEDFRLQSSSNPDPALDLLVTKPPRESADKPSDLASLDKASSVGSEDHGGATPSTGVVNTSKPGSPTALSPSPSGPEQKRAGLDVTSQGVQTTAVSTFGGPKHEEKEDKKEAVQDQVRKSTLNPNANEFKPRFNAQQPKPANTPTPPRPQGQPSPSIMVQQPPAVYGQPLCFPQMYPLTPVSPGVQSPAMYQVQMPHMTVNQSKPYRPGKVPNMTQQRSDQHHPQSTPTLMHPATAAGPPIITQSPAYSAQYFTCSPQQFPSQQLVQQMPHYQSQAQHVFSPVMQGGARMMATHAHGQPGLVSSSTTQYPEQTHTMYGMYAKPPGPFHPTIHLDSVSSSPFFTVSPGPMSQQYPHPSATLHPHPQHPQPSATPTGQGQQGGPPQHGGPPNHPAASSVQHPQHPQAAAAAAAAAAAQALHMANQSQQPMYSALAPTPPSMTPGPNPQSPQASFPSAQQTVYIHPQQVQHGYNPNHMAHVQQAHMQSGMVASHHAPPNHPPMMLMATQGPPGGPQPPMAQTALNHIPVSSTTPFSYLAHPQVQAHHQQQL
- the atxn2 gene encoding ataxin-2 isoform X10; translation: MSNIPPPFFVPFQTVLVFSMLATETARDSTKSKNSDYKIISVGLTQRVGKRFSADIYFSRAVTRGRHSGKGPAAVIFNGVYANMRMVHVLTSVVGTKCELKVKNGVVYEGVFKTYSPECDLVLDAAHRKSPEPTTGPKKEDIVESIVFKASDVVSVSFKDVDLNFARKVSSDTEHKGVSLRVSDNFTDSAVSGRINGEHKEKDLEPWDGGETHNSDSLESLDTDVSNGWDPNDMFKYNEEKYGVLSTYDSSLSTYTVPLERDNSEEFLKREARAAQLAEEIEASSTYKARVALENDERSEEDKFTAVVRGEREMHSLSRENKYIPPGQRNREAMSWGPGRQNSPRLTPNSAGPSAPRAGLHDYNQSPGGDQRVVNGGPPRMSPKSQRTPRAHRVPPSRTTSMPPGVDLISHTTPGDVSVTPSNRGNSSGGTWSSVVSGAHRPRSPRQNNMCGASPSSASLPQTGTAPTESLATPTSASSPTAASPAPNMVASLSGDGKESRVHETRQTSPKDGMKDSSSSINRPVCKGPPSLAPDHRKQIDNLKKFSEDFRLQSSSNPDPALDLLVTKPPRESADKPSDLASLDKASSVGSEDHGGATPSTGVVNTSKPGSPTALSPSPSGPEQKRAGLDVTSQGVQTTAVSTFGGPKHEEKEDKKEAVQDQVRKSTLNPNANEFKPRFNAQQPKPANTPTPPRPQGQPSPSIMVQQPPAVYGQPLCFPQMYPLTPVSPGVQSPAMYQVQMPHMTVNQSKPYRPGKVPNMTQQRSDQHHPQSTPTLMHPATAAGPPIITQSPAYSAQYFTCSPQQFPSQQLVQQMPHYQSQAQHVFSPVMQGGARMMATHAHGQPGLVSSSTTQYPEQTHTMYGMYAKPPGPFHPTIHLDSVSSSPFFTVSPGPMSQQYPHPSATLHPHPQHPQPSATPTGQGQQGGPPQHGGPPNHPAASSVQHPQHPQAAAAAAAAAAAQALHMANQSQQPMYSALAPTPPSMTPGPNPQSPQASFPSAQQTVYIHPQQVQHGYNPNHMAHVQQAHMQSGMVASHHAPPNHPPMMLMATQGPPGGPQPPMAQTALNHIPVSSTTPFSYLAHPQVQAHHQQQL